In Leifsonia sp. AK011, the genomic stretch CGGCCGCAGCATGGCGAGCGGCCTCGCAGTGGCCGACACCCCGACCAAGGAGCTCGTGAAGCTCATGACGGGCCGCGACATCGAGAACGTGTTCCCGCCCGCGACGCCGGTTCCGGCCGATGCGCCGGTGGTTCTCAAGGTCGAGGACCTGGGCGCGGCTGGCATGTTCGAGGGCGTCAACTTCGAGGTTCGCGCTGGCGAGGTTGTTGGCCTTGCCGGTCTCGTCGGCTCAGGCCGTTCCGAGATCCTCGAGACGATCTACGGCTCGATCAAGCGCACCAGCGGGACCGTGTCCCTCGAGGGCAAGGTACTCCCGGCCGGTTCGCTCAAGGCGACCGTCAACAACGGAATCGGCCTCTCCCCCGAGGAGCGCAAGAGCCAGGGCCTCCTGCTCGGCGAGCCGATCTTCAAGAACATCACGCTCTCGACGTTCTCCCGCTTCGCCGCTGGCCCGTTCCTCCGCGAGAACGCGGAGCGCAAGGTCTCCCAGGAGCAGATCGACGCGTTCGAGCTCCGCCCTGCGGACCCGGACCGCGCTGCCGGTCTTCTCTCGGGCGGAAACCAGCAGAAGATCCTCCTCGCACGCTGGGTCGTGCACGGAACGAAGGTGCTCCTGCTCGACGAGCCGACGCGTGGCGTCGACGTCGGTGCTCGCGCCGAGATTTACCAGCTCATCCGTGAGCTCACCGCTGCAGGCACGGCCGTTGTCGTGGTCTCCAGCGAGATCGAAGAGGTGCTCGGTCTTGCCGACCGGGTGCTGGTTGTCGCAGATGGACGTGTGCTCACCACCGTGGGCTCAGATGAAATTACCGAGCATGGAGTGCTCGACCTCGTAATGGAAGGAAAGGCCGCGTGAACACGACGACCATCGATATTGAGACTCAGGAGAAGAACGACAAGAGCTTCAAAGCTCGCTTCTCCCGCATGATGGGCACGGGTCTCGGCCGCAACCTCGGTCTGATCATGGCCCTGTTGCTCCTGGTCCTGGTGGGCTCCATCACGGGAGGCGAGCGGTTCTTCGACTTCAACAACTTCCTCACGCTCGTGCGCTTCGCCTCGATCATCGGGGTCCTGAGTATCGGCATGACCTTCGTCATCATCGGTGGCGGCATCGACCTGTCCGTCGGTTCGGTACTCGGTTTGGCTTCGGTCGTCGCGACCCTCGCGGCGGTTCAGACGTTCGCGGCCGAGACATCCTGGATCGTCATGGTTCTCATCGCCATCGCGGTCGGCGCACTCGCCGGCTTCGTCAACGGAATCGTGATCTCCTACGGCAAGGTCGTCGCCTTCATGGCGACGCTGGCCATGCTCGTGGCAGCACGTGGTCTGGCGGAGATCCTCTCCGAGCGCCGCAGCCTCATCGTGCGCGACAACAACTTCGTTGAGGTCATCGGGCGTGGAGAGTTCCTCTTCATCCCGTCCCTCGTGTGGATCTTCATCATCGTCGCCGCGGTGGGTTGGGTGCTCCTCAACAAGACCACGTTCGGTCGCCGCACCGTCGCCATCGGTGGTAACCGTGAGGCCGCCCGTCTCGCCGGTATCAACGTGAAGCGCCACACCGTCTACCTCTACGTGCTTGCTGGCCTGGCCGCCGGTATCGGTGCGGTCATGATCCTCGGTCGCACGACCGCCGGTGTGTCCACGCACGGACAGCTCTACGAGCTCGACGCGATCGCCGCGGTGGTCGTCGGTGGAACACTCCTCGCGGGTGGTCGCGGAACGATCATCGGCACGGTTCTGGGTGTGCTCATCTTCGCGACCCTGACCAACATCTTCACCATCAACAACCTCGACACGTCGCTGCAGGCGGTTGTCAAGGGCGTCATCATCGTGCTCGCCGTCATGCTCCAGCAGGCAGTCGCAGACCGCGGCAGCGCTCGAAAGCGATAGTCGAACACCGCTCGACCGGCACTCATCACAACAAGAAACAGGAACAAAATGAGCTCTCTGACCCCCACCCGCGAAGACCAGTTCTCCTTCGGTCTCTGGACCTTCGGATGGCAGGCCGCCGACCCGTTCGGTGGACCGACCCGGGCGCCCGTGGACACGGTGTTCGCCGTGAACAAGCTCAGCGAGCTCGGTGCCTATGGAATGACCTTCCACGATGACGACCTCTTCCCGTTCGAGTCGACGGAGGCCGAGCGCCGCCACGAGATCGACCGCCTGAAGAAGGCTCTCGCGGACACCGGTCTGATCATCCCCATGGTCACCACCAACCTGTTCAGCCACCCGGTCTTCAAGGACGGCGGCTTCACGTCGAACGACCGCGAGGTCCGCCGCTTCGCGATGCGCAAGGTTCTCCGCAACATCGACCTCGCCGCCGAGCTCGGTGCGAAGACGTTCGTCATGTGGGGTGGCCGCGAGGGTTCCGAGTACGACGCAGCCAAGGACATCCGCGGTGCGCTCGAGCGCTACCGCGAGGCGGTCAACTCGCTCGGTGACTACGTTGTGGACAACGGCTACGACATCCGCTTCGCGATCGAGCCGAAGCCGAACGAGCCCCGTGGAGACATCCTGCTCCCGACGGTCGGGCACGCGATGGCCTTCATCGCCACGCTCGAGCGCCCCGAGCTCGTGGGCCTCAACCCCGAGACCGGCCACGAGCAGATGGCTGGCCTGAACTTCACGCACGGCATCGCCCAG encodes the following:
- a CDS encoding sugar ABC transporter ATP-binding protein, whose protein sequence is MIKADHETPLLEVKGVTKAFAGVRALKGVDLSIAPGEVHCILGQNGAGKSTLIKILSGAYTPDKGEFVWNGETVTISGPTAALDLGIATMYQELDVVDGLTVAENIFLGHELATGGMLKARQANKLTRELLQRLGHGDLSPTREVGSLSAANKQIVQMARALSHDIKLIIMDEPSAVLDSEEVKNLFRVVEQLTSQGIAVVYISHRLDEIRQIGDRISVLKDGRSMASGLAVADTPTKELVKLMTGRDIENVFPPATPVPADAPVVLKVEDLGAAGMFEGVNFEVRAGEVVGLAGLVGSGRSEILETIYGSIKRTSGTVSLEGKVLPAGSLKATVNNGIGLSPEERKSQGLLLGEPIFKNITLSTFSRFAAGPFLRENAERKVSQEQIDAFELRPADPDRAAGLLSGGNQQKILLARWVVHGTKVLLLDEPTRGVDVGARAEIYQLIRELTAAGTAVVVVSSEIEEVLGLADRVLVVADGRVLTTVGSDEITEHGVLDLVMEGKAA
- a CDS encoding ABC transporter permease — encoded protein: MMGTGLGRNLGLIMALLLLVLVGSITGGERFFDFNNFLTLVRFASIIGVLSIGMTFVIIGGGIDLSVGSVLGLASVVATLAAVQTFAAETSWIVMVLIAIAVGALAGFVNGIVISYGKVVAFMATLAMLVAARGLAEILSERRSLIVRDNNFVEVIGRGEFLFIPSLVWIFIIVAAVGWVLLNKTTFGRRTVAIGGNREAARLAGINVKRHTVYLYVLAGLAAGIGAVMILGRTTAGVSTHGQLYELDAIAAVVVGGTLLAGGRGTIIGTVLGVLIFATLTNIFTINNLDTSLQAVVKGVIIVLAVMLQQAVADRGSARKR
- the xylA gene encoding xylose isomerase yields the protein MSSLTPTREDQFSFGLWTFGWQAADPFGGPTRAPVDTVFAVNKLSELGAYGMTFHDDDLFPFESTEAERRHEIDRLKKALADTGLIIPMVTTNLFSHPVFKDGGFTSNDREVRRFAMRKVLRNIDLAAELGAKTFVMWGGREGSEYDAAKDIRGALERYREAVNSLGDYVVDNGYDIRFAIEPKPNEPRGDILLPTVGHAMAFIATLERPELVGLNPETGHEQMAGLNFTHGIAQALEHGKLFHIDLNGQRGIKYDQDLVFGHGDLQNAFSLVDLLENGGPNGGPSYTGPRHFDYKPSRTEDEKGVWESVKANMQMYLLLKERAAAFRADPEVQEALKAAKVDEISVPTLGEGETYKELLADKSAFEDFDATAYFNGKGFGFVRLQQLAMEHLMGARG